In Fusarium oxysporum f. sp. lycopersici 4287 chromosome 4, whole genome shotgun sequence, a genomic segment contains:
- a CDS encoding MFS transporter, metabolite:H+ symporter: MGRYQWELFVVIGFGWASDNLWPIVTSLILTPVANEFRVSNPPYLTLAQNIGLLAGAMFWGFGCDVFGRKWAFNITLGLTAIWGLISASAPNFAAIGIFDALWSFGVGGNLPVDSAIFLEFLPASHQYLLTILSIDWAIAQVIGTLIAWPLLGNYTCEQDTVCRRKDNMGWRYFTITVGGLTLLMFLVRFVLFKIYESPKYLMSKGRDEEAVRVVHTVAKKNGKTSTLSLEDLKACEPEGYVAQTDTSAALKRYLEKVDLSHIKALFVTRKLGLSTGLIMAVWALIGLGYPLYNAFIPYIQATKGADFGDGSTYLTYRNSLIIAVLGVPGALLGGWLVELPRLGRKGTLSLSTILTGVFLYCSTTATTSDALLGWQCAFNFFSNIMYAVLYSFTPELFPTPHRGTGNALCASCNRIFGIMAPIIAIFANLETSAPVYTSGALFIAAGLLVLIMPFESRGKAAL, from the exons ATCCGCCATATCTCACGCTGGCGCAGAACATTGGTCTGTTAGCCGGTGCGATGTTTTGGGGTTTTGGTTGTGATGTTT TCGGTCGAAAATGGGCATTCAACATCACTCTCGGTCTTACAGCAATTTGGGGCCTCATTTCAGCCAGCGCCCCCAATTTCGCAGCTATCGGCATTTTCGACGCCTTATGGTcttttggtgttggtggaaATTTACCAGTTGACTCGGCCATTTTTCTCGAGTTTCTACCAGCGTCGCATCAATACCTCCTCACGATTCTCTCGATTGACTGGGCTATTGCGCAAGTCATCGGTACACTCATCGCATGGCCACTTTTGGGCAATTACACATGCGAGCAAGATACGGTCTGTCGACGAAAAGATAATATGGGCTGGCGATATTTTACCATCACGGTTGGTGGACTAACACTTCTCATGTTCCTTGTGCGCTTTGTTCTGTTCAAGATCTACGAGTCACCCAAGTATCTCATGAGTAAGGGCCGCGATGAAGAGGCTGTTAGAGTTGTGCATACTGTTGCCAAGAAGAACGGGAAGACGTCAACGCTCAGTCTCGAGGATTTGAAGGCTTGTGAACCGGAGGGTTATGTTGCGCAGACAGATACCAGCGCCGCGTTAAAGCGATATCTGGAGAAGGTCGACTTGTCGCATATCAAGGCTCTCTTCGTTACAAGAAAACTCGGCCTCAGTACAGGATTGATCATGGCAGTTTGGGCACTCATCGGTCTTGGATATCCCCTCTATAACGCCTTCATTCCGTATATTCAAGCGACTAAGGGTGCCGactttggcgatggaagTACATACCTCACATACCGAAACAGTCTTATCATTGCTGTTCTTGGTGTGCCGGGTGCTCTTCTGGGAGGATGGCTTGTCGAATTACCACGACTGGGACGAAAGGGCACGCTGTCACTCAGCACCATACTTACCGGCGTCTTTCTCTACTGCTCCACGACTGCGACGACGAGCGATGCTTTACTAGGCTGGCAATGCGctttcaacttcttcagTAATATCATGTACGCGGTTCTGTACTCATTCACGCCAGAGCTGTTCCCTACACCTCATAGAGGAACCGGTAATGCGTTATGTGCGTCTTGTAACAGAATCTTTGGTATCATGGCA CCAATCATTGCCATCTTTGCAAACTTGGAAACGTCTGCCCCTGTATACACAAGTGGCGCATTATTCATAGCAGCTGGACTCTTGGTATTGATTATGCCTTTTGAGTCTAGAGGCAAAGCTGCACTATAA
- a CDS encoding MFS transporter, metabolite:H+ symporter: MFVSHRRPAPFDFCLLILVVGRKWAFNITLGLTAIWGLISASAPNFAAIGIFDALWSFGVGGNLPVDSAIFLEFLPASHQYLLTILSIDWAIAQVIGTLIAWPLLGNYTCEQDTVCRRKDNMGWRYFTITVGGLTLLMFLVRFVLFKIYESPKYLMSKGRDEEAVRVVHTVAKKNGKTSTLSLEDLKACEPEGYVAQTDTSAALKRYLEKVDLSHIKALFVTRKLGLSTGLIMAVWALIGLGYPLYNAFIPYIQATKGADFGDGSTYLTYRNSLIIAVLGVPGALLGGWLVELPRLGRKGTLSLSTILTGVFLYCSTTATTSDALLGWQCAFNFFSNIMYAVLYSFTPELFPTPHRGTGNALCASCNRIFGIMAPIIAIFANLETSAPVYTSGALFIAAGLLVLIMPFESRGKAAL; the protein is encoded by the exons ATGTTTGTAAGTCATCGCCGCCCTGCACCCTTCGATTTCTGCTTATTAATTTTGGTAGTCGGTCGAAAATGGGCATTCAACATCACTCTCGGTCTTACAGCAATTTGGGGCCTCATTTCAGCCAGCGCCCCCAATTTCGCAGCTATCGGCATTTTCGACGCCTTATGGTcttttggtgttggtggaaATTTACCAGTTGACTCGGCCATTTTTCTCGAGTTTCTACCAGCGTCGCATCAATACCTCCTCACGATTCTCTCGATTGACTGGGCTATTGCGCAAGTCATCGGTACACTCATCGCATGGCCACTTTTGGGCAATTACACATGCGAGCAAGATACGGTCTGTCGACGAAAAGATAATATGGGCTGGCGATATTTTACCATCACGGTTGGTGGACTAACACTTCTCATGTTCCTTGTGCGCTTTGTTCTGTTCAAGATCTACGAGTCACCCAAGTATCTCATGAGTAAGGGCCGCGATGAAGAGGCTGTTAGAGTTGTGCATACTGTTGCCAAGAAGAACGGGAAGACGTCAACGCTCAGTCTCGAGGATTTGAAGGCTTGTGAACCGGAGGGTTATGTTGCGCAGACAGATACCAGCGCCGCGTTAAAGCGATATCTGGAGAAGGTCGACTTGTCGCATATCAAGGCTCTCTTCGTTACAAGAAAACTCGGCCTCAGTACAGGATTGATCATGGCAGTTTGGGCACTCATCGGTCTTGGATATCCCCTCTATAACGCCTTCATTCCGTATATTCAAGCGACTAAGGGTGCCGactttggcgatggaagTACATACCTCACATACCGAAACAGTCTTATCATTGCTGTTCTTGGTGTGCCGGGTGCTCTTCTGGGAGGATGGCTTGTCGAATTACCACGACTGGGACGAAAGGGCACGCTGTCACTCAGCACCATACTTACCGGCGTCTTTCTCTACTGCTCCACGACTGCGACGACGAGCGATGCTTTACTAGGCTGGCAATGCGctttcaacttcttcagTAATATCATGTACGCGGTTCTGTACTCATTCACGCCAGAGCTGTTCCCTACACCTCATAGAGGAACCGGTAATGCGTTATGTGCGTCTTGTAACAGAATCTTTGGTATCATGGCA CCAATCATTGCCATCTTTGCAAACTTGGAAACGTCTGCCCCTGTATACACAAGTGGCGCATTATTCATAGCAGCTGGACTCTTGGTATTGATTATGCCTTTTGAGTCTAGAGGCAAAGCTGCACTATAA